A genomic region of Dehalococcoidia bacterium contains the following coding sequences:
- a CDS encoding carboxymuconolactone decarboxylase family protein yields the protein MSKTPRQSGGDPPAAVSREYKPLKFTGFLSDMWFITRRPCSMIRMARGAPVAPAFRERLMLAVTAVTGCRYCSWAHTGAALRSGISKDEVAGLLIGSVDDCPPDEAIAVLYAQHWADSDGSPDPEARERLIQSYDADTVNTIDVILHSIRIGNYIGIFHERLLKRISFSGRGGRGGSTNDPD from the coding sequence ATGTCGAAAACGCCGAGACAATCAGGGGGCGACCCTCCGGCAGCGGTATCGCGAGAGTACAAACCGCTCAAGTTCACCGGCTTCCTCTCCGACATGTGGTTTATAACCAGACGCCCCTGCTCCATGATAAGGATGGCCAGAGGCGCGCCGGTAGCGCCCGCCTTCCGCGAGCGGCTGATGCTGGCAGTTACGGCAGTCACCGGCTGCCGCTACTGCTCGTGGGCTCACACGGGGGCGGCGCTGCGAAGCGGAATATCCAAGGACGAGGTCGCCGGCCTGCTCATCGGCAGCGTGGACGATTGTCCGCCTGACGAGGCGATAGCGGTGCTCTACGCCCAGCACTGGGCCGATTCCGACGGCAGTCCCGATCCCGAGGCGAGAGAACGGCTGATACAGAGCTACGACGCGGATACAGTTAATACGATCGATGTTATACTGCACTCAATACGCATCGGGAACTATATCGGAATATTTCACGAGCGATTATTGAAACGCATCTCTTTTTCCGGGCGCGGCGGGCGCGGGGGTTCCACCAACGACCCAGATTGA
- a CDS encoding HEAT repeat domain-containing protein: MSKEELQIYIRQLDHQNPEARYWAVVYLEQVADPESVTALIQALAGDDLYLMGGAAKALGAIGPAASAAIPALTECLSHEDAWVSKCAEYALDKIREK, translated from the coding sequence TTGAGCAAGGAAGAACTACAGATATACATCAGGCAACTGGATCACCAGAATCCCGAGGCGCGCTACTGGGCGGTGGTCTACCTGGAGCAGGTCGCCGACCCGGAATCGGTGACAGCCTTGATACAGGCGCTCGCCGGGGATGATCTCTATCTAATGGGTGGTGCGGCCAAGGCGCTGGGCGCCATCGGACCCGCCGCCAGCGCCGCCATACCGGCCCTGACCGAGTGTCTCAGTCACGAGGATGCATGGGTTAGCAAGTGCGCGGAATACGCCCTGGATAAGATCAGAGAGAAATAA
- a CDS encoding GyrI-like domain-containing protein, whose protein sequence is MDTEPTVKKTLPMTVAFIAIKGSLSFINSAFGTLYTFVAEAGFIPAVPPSRIFFNVPGKVPEQDLKWELRVPIVGVCDPSGPDERGLGFRSLEGAEVASIIHKGPFSTIGETYDRIMAWIADNGYEMSGPCEEVYITEPGNTPTAEILTEIRFPINKK, encoded by the coding sequence CGGTAGCCTTCATAGCAATCAAAGGCTCGTTATCTTTTATCAACTCCGCGTTCGGAACGCTTTATACCTTTGTGGCTGAGGCGGGATTTATCCCTGCTGTTCCTCCGTCGAGGATTTTCTTCAATGTTCCGGGCAAGGTGCCGGAGCAGGATTTGAAGTGGGAACTGCGGGTGCCGATAGTCGGGGTCTGCGATCCGTCGGGGCCTGACGAAAGGGGACTGGGGTTTCGATCCCTGGAAGGGGCTGAGGTGGCTTCGATAATTCACAAAGGCCCTTTCTCCACTATCGGAGAGACATACGATAGAATCATGGCATGGATTGCCGATAACGGATATGAGATGTCCGGCCCGTGTGAGGAGGTATACATTACCGAGCCGGGGAACACTCCTACCGCCGAGATTCTGACAGAGATCAGGTTCCCTATAAACAAGAAATAG